From the genome of Cytobacillus firmus, one region includes:
- a CDS encoding GyrI-like domain-containing protein, with translation MSELILRASETERGSLRLIGIRVLCPPDQYLAEIPRAIKLFTERLTEIKGAVNPDRLVGAFKVEEDSPEEDGYWIGIEVKEFIGVPDGMFSLEIPPQKYASIRHNGPNDEIGNSYRELHSWIEEKGYNRLKNEWHLEIHHSWENIEDLDIELLDTIA, from the coding sequence ATGTCTGAATTGATTTTGCGGGCTTCTGAGACAGAACGCGGAAGTTTGAGACTAATAGGGATCCGCGTCTTATGCCCGCCGGATCAGTACCTGGCTGAAATTCCGCGGGCTATTAAATTATTTACGGAACGCCTTACAGAAATTAAGGGAGCTGTAAATCCAGACCGGCTTGTTGGTGCTTTTAAAGTGGAGGAAGACTCTCCTGAAGAAGACGGCTATTGGATTGGCATTGAGGTAAAGGAATTTATCGGAGTTCCTGATGGAATGTTCTCATTAGAAATTCCACCGCAAAAATATGCCTCTATCCGGCACAATGGACCTAATGATGAGATTGGAAATTCCTATAGGGAATTGCACAGCTGGATTGAAGAAAAGGGATACAATCGGCTGAAAAATGAGTGGCACCTAGAAATCCATCATAGCTGGGAGAATATTGAGGATTTAGATATTGAGCTGCTGGATACGATAGCATAA
- a CDS encoding assimilatory sulfite reductase (NADPH) flavoprotein subunit, with protein MQLQVMNSPFNQEQTELLNRLLPTLTETQSLWLSGYLAAIQSSTLQAAPAVEERPASAAAPAIPKEVTILFGSQTGNAQNLAKKAGKTLEERGFQVNVSAMSDFKPNNLKKVKNLLIVVSTHGEGDPPDNALTFHEFIHGKRAPKLEDFRYSVLALGDSSYEFFCQTGKDFDKRLEELGGTRITPRVDCDLDFEEPAAVWAEAVLAGLSDGESSSPSPSAASVSASAPAESVYSRSNPFRAEVLENINLNGRGSNKETRHLEISLEGSGLTYQPGDSLGVYPENDPELVDLLLTEMNWDPEEAVRVKEETVKLKDALSSHFEITVLTKPLVEKAAKLSGNEELHQLALDSSRLKSYIDGRDLIDLVRDFKPWSSSAQEFVSILRKIPARLYSISSSFEANPDEVHLTIGAVRYDAHGRERKGVCSILCAERLQPGDTLPVFIQHNENFKLPENPESPIIMVGPGTGIAPFRSFMQEREENGAEGKSWLFFGDQHFVTDFLYQTEWQKWLKDGVLSKLDVAFSRDDDEKVYVQHRMQENSRELFQWLEQGAAVYICGDEKNMAHDVHNTLIDIIEKEGGMSREQAEEYLADMQKNKRYQRDVY; from the coding sequence TTGCAACTTCAGGTAATGAACAGTCCGTTTAACCAGGAGCAGACAGAGCTCCTGAATCGTCTTCTCCCGACTCTGACAGAGACTCAATCCCTCTGGCTGAGCGGGTATCTTGCCGCGATACAGTCCTCAACTTTGCAGGCTGCCCCTGCAGTGGAAGAGCGTCCAGCATCGGCAGCGGCGCCGGCTATTCCAAAGGAAGTGACCATTTTATTTGGATCACAAACCGGGAATGCGCAGAATCTGGCAAAAAAAGCCGGGAAAACGCTTGAGGAGAGAGGTTTTCAAGTAAACGTTTCAGCAATGAGTGACTTTAAGCCTAATAATCTTAAAAAGGTCAAAAACCTGTTAATTGTCGTCAGTACTCATGGTGAGGGAGACCCTCCGGATAACGCATTAACATTCCATGAATTCATTCACGGAAAAAGAGCTCCAAAACTTGAAGACTTCCGTTACTCCGTTTTAGCTCTTGGCGACAGCTCATATGAATTCTTCTGCCAGACTGGGAAGGATTTTGATAAACGTCTCGAGGAGCTTGGCGGAACGAGAATAACACCAAGGGTAGATTGTGATCTTGATTTCGAAGAGCCTGCAGCAGTGTGGGCGGAAGCTGTATTAGCCGGCTTGAGCGATGGGGAAAGCAGCAGTCCTTCTCCTTCAGCCGCTTCAGTTTCAGCTTCAGCACCTGCCGAGTCAGTTTATTCCCGATCGAATCCGTTCCGTGCAGAAGTGCTGGAGAATATTAATCTCAACGGCCGCGGCTCCAATAAAGAAACACGTCATCTAGAGATTTCGTTAGAGGGTTCAGGACTGACGTATCAGCCTGGTGACAGCCTGGGAGTATACCCAGAGAACGATCCTGAATTGGTTGACCTGCTTTTAACTGAGATGAACTGGGATCCTGAGGAAGCAGTCAGAGTGAAGGAGGAAACAGTAAAATTAAAAGATGCACTTTCGTCTCACTTTGAGATTACTGTCCTGACCAAGCCGCTTGTAGAAAAGGCTGCAAAGCTTTCCGGTAATGAAGAGCTGCACCAGCTTGCATTAGACAGCAGCCGATTGAAATCCTATATCGATGGGCGTGATTTAATTGATTTAGTCCGTGATTTTAAGCCATGGAGCAGTTCGGCACAAGAGTTTGTCTCTATACTGCGTAAGATTCCTGCGCGTCTATATTCTATTTCCAGCAGTTTTGAAGCAAATCCTGATGAAGTACACTTAACTATCGGTGCAGTCCGCTATGACGCCCATGGCCGTGAACGTAAAGGGGTCTGCTCGATTCTATGTGCAGAGCGCCTCCAGCCTGGTGATACACTGCCGGTATTTATTCAGCACAATGAAAACTTTAAACTGCCTGAAAATCCGGAATCACCAATTATTATGGTTGGTCCCGGAACAGGAATTGCACCGTTCCGATCCTTTATGCAGGAGCGTGAAGAAAACGGCGCGGAAGGGAAGTCCTGGCTATTCTTCGGCGACCAGCATTTTGTAACCGATTTTCTATATCAGACTGAATGGCAAAAGTGGCTAAAGGATGGAGTCTTATCGAAGCTGGATGTCGCTTTTTCCCGTGATGATGATGAGAAGGTTTATGTTCAGCATAGAATGCAGGAAAACAGCAGGGAACTATTCCAGTGGCTCGAGCAAGGTGCGGCAGTCTACATCTGCGGCGATGAGAAAAACATGGCGCATGATGTCCATAACACACTCATAGATATTATTGAAAAAGAAGGCGGTATGAGCCGCGAACAGGCTGAGGAATATCTTGCCGATATGCAGAAAAATAAACGCTACCAGCGCGACGTATATTGA
- a CDS encoding pyridoxal-phosphate-dependent aminotransferase family protein, with amino-acid sequence MPNEEMLLIPGPTPVVDSIYEAMSQETRGHTDPRFAAVYKSAIEKTREMLKTDGEVFVISGSGTIAMEMALVNTVAAGERLLIISQGFFGDRFLQLAKAFGIQADIIQSEWGKQVDPAAVEEKLASRSYKAVTITHADTSTGVAADLDSLIPITKKHGALVILDGVCATAAMEEDMSKSYGEGKIDVVLTGSQKAIGVPPGLAVVAFNETALAAREQMERVPAYYCDIYNWIPIMHDPQKYFATPPVNLIYAYEEGMRLVLAEGMENRYKRHEAFGKAVRAALAEYGMKAIADENAAAATLSCILYPEGMDDAEFRASLATKGVIVAGALAHLAGKAFRIGHMGNTTEDMLERAIVLIGETMNEMGFDTDIQKAAERFRELALPIA; translated from the coding sequence ATGCCAAACGAGGAAATGCTTTTGATCCCGGGACCTACACCTGTTGTGGATTCGATTTATGAGGCGATGTCACAGGAAACAAGGGGGCATACGGATCCGAGATTTGCCGCTGTTTATAAGAGTGCGATTGAGAAAACGAGGGAGATGCTGAAGACAGATGGTGAGGTGTTTGTGATCTCCGGCTCCGGTACGATTGCGATGGAAATGGCTCTGGTGAACACGGTAGCAGCAGGAGAACGGCTATTGATTATAAGCCAGGGCTTTTTCGGTGATCGTTTCCTGCAATTAGCCAAGGCGTTCGGAATACAGGCAGATATTATTCAATCCGAATGGGGGAAGCAGGTGGACCCCGCCGCTGTTGAGGAAAAACTTGCATCACGTTCCTATAAAGCGGTGACGATAACCCATGCTGATACCTCAACCGGTGTTGCGGCTGACCTGGATTCCCTGATACCTATCACTAAAAAGCATGGGGCACTGGTTATTCTGGATGGAGTCTGTGCGACGGCTGCGATGGAAGAGGATATGAGCAAGTCATATGGCGAAGGGAAAATTGATGTCGTATTAACAGGCTCACAGAAAGCGATCGGTGTGCCGCCAGGACTCGCTGTTGTGGCATTCAATGAGACAGCATTGGCTGCCCGTGAACAAATGGAACGGGTTCCTGCCTACTATTGCGATATTTATAATTGGATTCCCATTATGCATGATCCGCAAAAGTACTTTGCTACGCCACCTGTTAATCTGATTTATGCCTATGAGGAGGGAATGAGGCTGGTGTTAGCGGAAGGAATGGAAAACCGTTACAAGCGCCATGAAGCATTTGGAAAAGCTGTCAGGGCTGCGCTTGCTGAATATGGAATGAAGGCAATTGCTGATGAAAATGCCGCTGCAGCTACTCTCAGCTGTATCCTTTACCCTGAAGGTATGGATGATGCTGAATTCCGGGCCTCTCTTGCGACAAAAGGTGTTATTGTTGCCGGTGCCCTGGCTCATCTTGCGGGGAAAGCATTCCGAATCGGCCATATGGGGAATACGACTGAAGACATGCTTGAAAGGGCCATTGTGCTAATCGGTGAAACAATGAACGAAATGGGCTTTGACACAGATATCCAAAAAGCAGCTGAGAGGTTTAGAGAACTGGCATTGCCCATTGCTTAA
- a CDS encoding DinB family protein, translated as MIDYRIKHVKGYDEKIGELVSMLEHARSVTLNDVAGLTQKELDFLPDDNSNSIGSLLKHIAFVEYVHQIITFENRDLNDEEYSRWAAAYELGEKARNEINHHPLEFYLDDLSSLREKTLNLLASKQDSWLYEEGKWNNGVPFNNYWFWYHVMEDEISHRGQIRVLKRQLAAQR; from the coding sequence GTGATAGATTATCGAATTAAACATGTGAAAGGTTACGATGAAAAAATTGGAGAACTTGTGTCAATGCTTGAACATGCCAGGTCTGTGACTCTTAATGATGTTGCTGGCTTGACACAGAAAGAGCTGGATTTTCTTCCTGATGATAACAGTAATTCAATTGGATCACTTTTGAAGCATATTGCTTTTGTTGAATATGTTCACCAAATCATTACTTTTGAAAATAGAGATCTTAACGATGAAGAATATTCAAGATGGGCCGCTGCGTATGAATTGGGTGAGAAAGCAAGGAATGAAATTAATCATCATCCTCTAGAATTTTACTTGGATGACCTATCATCACTTAGAGAGAAAACGTTAAACCTTTTAGCATCCAAACAGGATAGCTGGCTATATGAAGAAGGAAAGTGGAACAATGGAGTCCCTTTCAACAACTATTGGTTCTGGTATCACGTTATGGAGGATGAAATCAGCCATCGGGGGCAAATTCGGGTGTTAAAAAGACAGCTGGCAGCTCAGAGATGA
- a CDS encoding YbaK/EbsC family protein, whose protein sequence is MSIESVKAHFKKWDREQDVMEFDSSSATVEQAAETIGVCSAQIAKTLSFRGNGDEAILVVTAGDAKIDNKKFRKTFGFKARMLSADEVLEQTGHAVGGVCPFGLKNDLEVYLDESMNRFETLFPACGSSNSAIELTPDEINTYSDAKAWVDVCKDWEDALIVERPLEKITK, encoded by the coding sequence GTGTCAATTGAAAGTGTGAAAGCCCATTTTAAGAAATGGGACAGGGAACAGGATGTAATGGAGTTTGATTCTTCAAGCGCAACAGTGGAGCAGGCTGCTGAAACAATCGGTGTCTGCTCTGCCCAAATTGCCAAGACGCTTTCCTTCAGGGGTAATGGGGACGAAGCAATTCTTGTGGTGACAGCAGGCGACGCGAAAATTGACAACAAGAAGTTCCGGAAAACGTTCGGATTTAAAGCCCGTATGCTTTCAGCGGATGAAGTTCTCGAACAGACCGGCCATGCTGTTGGCGGAGTGTGTCCATTTGGACTGAAGAATGACCTGGAAGTCTATCTGGATGAATCTATGAACAGATTCGAAACCCTTTTCCCTGCATGCGGAAGCAGCAATTCCGCCATTGAACTGACTCCTGATGAAATCAATACATATTCAGATGCCAAAGCCTGGGTGGATGTCTGCAAGGATTGGGAGGACGCACTGATCGTTGAACGGCCTTTGGAGAAAATAACGAAATAA
- a CDS encoding LysR family transcriptional regulator, protein MHYDALKTFVTLAEVKNFTKTAELLLMSQPSVSMHVKNLEKEFQTKLFQRSPKYLKITPSGEILYDRAKQMITIYEQTRQEILDQQHTIKGDLKIAASFTIGEYILPPLLLDLQNEYPELNLQITIANTEEVVLSTRSHHVDIGLIEGQTNEKELIVTPFLEDELFIVTSNQHPLAQKEEATIADLQDQAWIMRENGSGTREYFNHVVRSNGLKVKSLLTISSNQGIKETLINGLGMSILSGSVVARDVKQNNLCIIKVKSQEFKRTLSYVLSPIMQEKRNVSIFIEALSERWHHK, encoded by the coding sequence TTGCATTATGATGCGTTAAAAACATTCGTAACCTTGGCTGAGGTGAAAAATTTTACAAAGACCGCTGAGCTCCTTCTCATGTCGCAGCCCAGTGTCAGCATGCACGTAAAAAATCTGGAAAAGGAATTTCAGACAAAACTTTTTCAGCGTTCACCAAAATACTTAAAGATTACGCCCAGCGGTGAAATATTATATGACCGGGCCAAGCAGATGATTACCATTTATGAGCAAACCAGGCAGGAAATTTTAGATCAGCAGCATACCATTAAAGGGGATTTGAAAATTGCGGCCAGTTTCACAATAGGGGAATACATCCTTCCTCCCCTTCTTCTTGACCTGCAGAATGAATATCCTGAACTGAATCTCCAGATTACGATCGCCAACACGGAGGAAGTTGTCCTGTCGACCCGCTCCCATCATGTCGATATCGGCTTAATTGAGGGCCAGACAAATGAAAAAGAGCTTATCGTGACTCCTTTTTTAGAGGATGAATTATTTATTGTGACCTCCAACCAGCATCCATTGGCACAAAAAGAAGAAGCAACCATTGCTGATCTCCAGGATCAGGCCTGGATCATGAGGGAAAACGGCTCAGGAACCCGGGAATATTTTAACCATGTGGTCAGATCAAATGGCCTTAAGGTGAAATCACTCCTGACGATCTCAAGCAACCAGGGAATAAAAGAAACACTCATCAATGGGCTGGGAATGAGCATTCTTTCCGGAAGCGTAGTCGCAAGAGACGTCAAACAAAACAACCTGTGTATCATCAAGGTGAAAAGTCAGGAATTCAAACGCACTCTGTCCTATGTACTTTCTCCCATAATGCAGGAAAAAAGGAATGTCAGCATTTTTATCGAAGCTCTCAGCGAAAGATGGCATCATAAATAA
- the cysI gene encoding assimilatory sulfite reductase (NADPH) hemoprotein subunit, giving the protein MVNPKLKAPDGPPSDVEGIKDRSNFLRGTLAEVMQDRISAGIPDDDNRLMKHHGSYLQDDRDLRNERQKQKLEPAYQFMLRLRLPGGVASPKQWLVVDDLAEKYGNSTLKLTTRQTFQMHGILKWNMKKTIQAIHSTMLDTIAACGDVNRNVMCISNPDQSEIHEEVYELAKMLSDDLLPRTRAYHEIWLDEEKVAGSPEVDEEIEPMYGPLYLPRKFKIGIAVPPSNDIDVFSQDLGFIAIVEDGKLAGFNVAIGGGMGFSHGDKATYPQLSKVIGFVTPDKIYEVAEKTITIQRDYGNRSVRKNARFKYTVDRLGLETVIEELETRLGWKLEEARGFKFDSNGDRYGWVKGVRGKWHFTMFIEGGRVADFEDYKLKTALREIAKVHKGDFRLTANQNLIIGSVADEDKAAIESLIEKYGLTDGSRYSALRRGSMACVALPTCGLAMAEAERYLPGLIDKIDEIADEAGLRNEEITIRMTGCPNGCARHALGEIGFIGKAVGKYNMYLGAAFDGSRLSKMYRENIGEEEILNELRVILPRYARERQDGEHFGDFVIRAGIIEATTDGTNFHN; this is encoded by the coding sequence ATGGTAAACCCAAAATTAAAAGCACCGGACGGACCTCCCAGTGATGTTGAGGGAATTAAGGATCGAAGCAACTTTTTGCGCGGAACGCTGGCGGAAGTTATGCAGGATCGGATCAGCGCCGGTATCCCGGATGATGATAACAGACTAATGAAGCACCACGGCAGCTATCTGCAGGATGACCGGGATCTCAGGAATGAACGCCAGAAGCAGAAACTTGAGCCGGCTTATCAGTTTATGCTCCGCCTGCGTCTTCCCGGAGGTGTCGCATCACCAAAGCAATGGCTAGTCGTGGATGACCTGGCTGAGAAGTATGGCAACAGCACTCTCAAATTAACAACACGCCAGACCTTCCAGATGCATGGAATCCTGAAATGGAATATGAAAAAGACCATCCAGGCCATTCATTCAACGATGCTTGATACGATCGCAGCATGCGGAGATGTGAACCGGAATGTCATGTGCATCTCCAATCCCGATCAATCTGAAATTCATGAGGAAGTGTATGAGCTGGCGAAGATGTTAAGTGACGATCTTCTGCCCCGCACACGTGCCTATCATGAAATTTGGCTGGATGAAGAAAAAGTAGCCGGCTCTCCAGAAGTGGATGAAGAGATTGAGCCGATGTATGGCCCGCTTTATTTGCCGCGGAAATTTAAGATTGGGATCGCTGTACCGCCTTCCAATGATATTGATGTCTTTTCACAGGATCTCGGCTTTATAGCGATAGTTGAAGATGGCAAGCTGGCAGGCTTTAACGTGGCAATTGGCGGAGGAATGGGCTTCTCTCATGGAGATAAAGCCACATACCCGCAGCTTTCGAAGGTAATTGGCTTTGTGACGCCAGATAAAATCTACGAAGTGGCTGAAAAGACTATTACGATTCAGCGGGATTACGGAAACCGCTCCGTCCGGAAAAATGCACGATTTAAATATACGGTTGACCGCCTCGGGCTGGAGACTGTTATTGAAGAACTGGAAACCCGCTTAGGCTGGAAACTGGAGGAAGCACGCGGATTCAAGTTTGATTCCAACGGTGACCGCTATGGATGGGTAAAGGGTGTCCGCGGAAAATGGCATTTTACGATGTTCATAGAAGGAGGCCGTGTGGCAGACTTCGAAGATTATAAGCTGAAAACAGCATTGCGGGAGATCGCCAAGGTTCATAAAGGCGATTTCAGGCTGACGGCCAATCAGAACCTGATTATCGGCAGTGTGGCTGACGAAGATAAAGCTGCGATTGAGTCGCTGATTGAAAAATATGGCTTAACAGACGGAAGCCGCTACAGTGCGCTGCGCCGTGGATCCATGGCCTGTGTGGCTCTGCCGACCTGCGGTTTGGCGATGGCTGAGGCTGAACGCTATCTGCCAGGATTGATCGATAAAATTGATGAAATCGCTGATGAGGCGGGCTTGCGGAATGAAGAAATCACGATCCGCATGACCGGCTGCCCGAACGGCTGCGCGCGTCACGCACTCGGAGAAATCGGCTTTATCGGCAAGGCGGTCGGCAAGTACAATATGTATCTCGGGGCAGCCTTTGACGGAAGCCGCCTCAGCAAAATGTACCGCGAAAATATCGGGGAAGAAGAAATCCTGAACGAGCTGCGCGTCATCCTGCCGCGCTACGCCCGTGAACGTCAGGACGGCGAGCATTTTGGCGACTTCGTTATCCGGGCGGGTATTATTGAAGCGACAACGGACGGGACTAATTTTCATAATTGA
- a CDS encoding nuclease-related domain-containing protein, protein MILKERKIPLLIRKTEALLRRLPSHHPKITLINEEMNKRLAGYKGETSLDFQLDFLDSKEYFILHDLRLPDNDRFFQIDTLILTKKFALILEVKNITGILHFDTVYNQLIRIKNGKEQVFPCPLIQVNRQASQLRRWFKANASNEELPAYSFVVISNPHTGIKVIPHHIDLSRKVIHRNTLPIKIEQIESSIKKDISEKLLKKIIRLLKKQSTEQESSILSRFQINQSEILTGVFCPACSFLPLERVSRTWYCPKCKITSKAAHMKALHDYSLLLGPAITNKELRNFLHVSSSHAATRLLQSLNLPQTGAQKNRTYTLMFPDESTNQKGIKRGI, encoded by the coding sequence ATGATCCTCAAAGAACGAAAAATCCCTCTTTTGATTCGCAAAACAGAAGCTCTCCTCCGCAGGCTTCCATCCCATCACCCAAAAATCACACTCATTAACGAAGAAATGAATAAAAGACTTGCCGGTTATAAAGGAGAAACTTCATTGGATTTTCAACTTGATTTTCTGGACAGTAAGGAATATTTTATTCTTCATGATCTCCGCTTGCCGGATAATGATCGCTTTTTCCAAATCGATACTCTTATACTTACGAAAAAGTTCGCACTAATACTTGAAGTGAAAAATATAACAGGAATCCTGCATTTTGATACAGTATATAATCAATTAATTCGTATTAAGAATGGAAAAGAGCAAGTTTTTCCTTGCCCTTTAATTCAGGTAAATAGGCAGGCATCACAACTTAGAAGGTGGTTTAAAGCCAATGCCAGTAATGAGGAATTACCGGCCTATTCTTTTGTAGTCATTAGTAATCCGCATACAGGAATTAAAGTCATTCCCCATCATATTGACCTCAGCCGTAAAGTTATTCACCGAAATACTCTTCCTATAAAAATTGAGCAGATAGAGAGTTCAATTAAGAAAGATATCAGTGAAAAACTCCTTAAAAAGATCATTCGCTTATTAAAGAAGCAGAGCACTGAGCAGGAAAGCTCAATTCTATCAAGATTCCAGATCAATCAATCTGAAATTCTTACGGGCGTGTTCTGCCCTGCATGCAGCTTTCTGCCTCTTGAAAGAGTAAGTCGCACATGGTACTGTCCAAAATGCAAGATTACCAGCAAAGCAGCACATATGAAAGCATTACATGACTATAGTCTTCTGCTGGGACCTGCCATCACAAACAAGGAACTCAGAAACTTTCTGCATGTTTCTTCATCCCATGCCGCAACAAGGCTCCTTCAATCCCTCAATCTCCCCCAAACCGGAGCTCAGAAAAATAGAACATATACACTCATGTTCCCAGATGAATCCACGAATCAAAAAGGAATTAAAAGAGGTATTTAA
- a CDS encoding M20 family metallopeptidase, with amino-acid sequence MGKNLIINQIDEFQDDFNRISTYIGENPELGHEEYKACKVLTEELKKHGFTVEIGTCGLPTAFTATYDSGKEGPVIGYMSEYDALPEVGHACGHNLIGTMGIAAGIGLSKVIHETGGKVIVFGTPAEETKGGKVTMAEAGIFDALDAAIMVHPLDNYVKSGSSLAMDAIQFEFFGKSAHAAASPHLGINALDAVLQTFSSINALRQHIKPDARIHGIITEGGKAANVVPDYAVAQFYVRAAKREYVNELVEKVKKCAEGAALQTGAEMKWSFYEFSYDDMVTNSPLSEAFNKELISLGVNEEEIMEQKDGSGSLDMGNVSQSAPSIHPYIKITNEAYACHTHEFREAAMSEQAREAMILGAKAMALTGYEVLTNKELLKRVKEEFESNKTLA; translated from the coding sequence ATGGGGAAAAATCTTATTATTAACCAAATCGATGAGTTTCAAGATGATTTTAATAGAATAAGCACTTACATAGGCGAGAATCCCGAACTGGGGCATGAAGAGTACAAGGCATGCAAAGTATTGACAGAGGAGCTTAAGAAGCATGGTTTTACCGTGGAAATTGGCACTTGCGGTTTACCGACTGCTTTCACGGCTACTTATGACAGCGGGAAAGAAGGGCCTGTAATTGGATATATGTCTGAATATGATGCATTGCCTGAAGTTGGGCATGCATGCGGCCATAATCTTATTGGGACAATGGGGATTGCTGCCGGAATTGGACTGAGCAAAGTGATTCATGAAACAGGAGGAAAAGTCATTGTCTTTGGCACGCCTGCAGAGGAGACAAAGGGCGGCAAGGTGACCATGGCCGAAGCAGGTATTTTTGACGCTTTGGATGCAGCGATTATGGTTCATCCCCTCGACAATTATGTGAAGAGCGGTTCATCACTGGCGATGGATGCGATCCAGTTTGAGTTTTTTGGAAAGTCAGCACACGCAGCTGCCAGCCCGCATTTGGGAATAAATGCGCTGGATGCTGTTCTTCAAACGTTCAGCAGCATAAATGCTTTGCGCCAGCATATCAAACCAGATGCCCGAATCCACGGCATTATTACGGAAGGGGGCAAGGCTGCAAACGTTGTTCCGGATTATGCGGTTGCCCAATTTTATGTTCGTGCTGCAAAGCGTGAATATGTAAATGAATTAGTAGAAAAGGTCAAAAAATGTGCTGAAGGGGCAGCTCTGCAGACTGGTGCAGAAATGAAGTGGTCCTTTTATGAATTCTCTTATGACGATATGGTTACGAACAGTCCTTTATCAGAAGCATTTAATAAGGAACTGATTTCCCTAGGTGTCAATGAGGAAGAAATAATGGAACAAAAGGATGGCTCAGGTTCTCTGGACATGGGAAATGTCAGCCAGTCAGCACCTTCCATTCATCCCTATATTAAAATTACAAACGAGGCTTATGCCTGCCATACACATGAATTCCGTGAAGCTGCAATGAGTGAGCAGGCCAGAGAAGCCATGATTCTTGGAGCTAAGGCAATGGCACTTACCGGGTATGAAGTATTAACAAATAAGGAGCTTTTAAAAAGGGTTAAAGAAGAATTTGAGTCGAATAAGACATTAGCATAA